One window of the Pedobacter ginsengisoli genome contains the following:
- a CDS encoding Hsp20/alpha crystallin family protein, translated as MTLVKFNNRTRNTAPYFNNVFDSLFSEAINKNLTVNKVPGVNILETEAEYKIEIAAPGLTKEDFQINLKKDTLSVWAEKKVSETEEKKDYTRREFDYFSFARSFVLPESVNADNITAEYVNGILNITIGKDEVKSQNKEIKVS; from the coding sequence ATGACACTAGTAAAATTTAACAACAGAACCAGGAACACCGCACCTTACTTTAACAATGTATTTGACTCTTTGTTTAGCGAAGCCATAAATAAAAACTTAACCGTTAACAAAGTACCGGGAGTAAATATTTTAGAAACGGAAGCTGAATACAAGATTGAAATTGCTGCTCCGGGTTTAACTAAAGAAGATTTTCAAATCAACTTAAAAAAAGATACACTTTCTGTTTGGGCTGAGAAAAAAGTAAGCGAAACAGAAGAGAAAAAAGATTATACACGCAGAGAATTTGATTACTTCTCGTTTGCAAGGTCATTTGTTTTGCCTGAAAGCGTAAACGCAGATAATATTACTGCTGAATATGTTAACGGGATTTTAAACATCACGATTGGAAAAGATGAAGTAAAATCTCAAAATAAAGAAATTAAAGTTTCATAA
- a CDS encoding CotH kinase family protein: protein MNHLTKKIALLFLVVGIATGCKKKDIPLSSAKEITAFKIEAAHNTESIKIDINGEISGNSIVLPVSKGLNVSSLKATFTITGKSVTVKGSTQQSTLSVQDFSLPVKYVITAEDGSEQTYTVTIRQVDDPGLILNAFSILKTNNPDLPADLNFTINGNKATAKLKYFKQKLIATFSTQATSVTIDGIVQESGKTVVDFSQPVKYTLTSRYGTKAEYLISIDWEASVPRISITTAGNAPIVSKDDYLQATIKIEGLGGFQDYSGTTRIKGRGNSTWGYPKKPYRLKLDKKAALLGLAEEKDWVLLANYLDPTLMFNAVAMKAGQLLQMPYTNHIIPVELTINDTYMGSYVFTEQVAVATNRVNIEDGGTLLELDAYFDEPWKFKSTNYNLPVMVKYPDISSEAGLNALQNEFQVMENAIASSAFPGNNYSDYLDINSLVDLFIVCNLTDNEELNHPKSLYVYKPKNGKYSFGPLWDFDWAFGFEGTGTHFVKYNNDLLWNSSSAGTVFFKRLLSDPKVKTLFKQKWASFKSTKVPELMLYLDKYASTIEASRKRDYTKWGTGSGDFMADYQNMRTWMNKRVGYIDQYVAGF, encoded by the coding sequence ATGAACCACTTAACCAAAAAAATCGCATTACTTTTTCTAGTGGTGGGTATTGCCACCGGCTGTAAGAAAAAGGACATCCCCTTAAGCAGCGCTAAAGAAATCACTGCTTTTAAAATTGAAGCGGCCCACAACACCGAATCTATTAAAATTGATATCAACGGAGAAATCAGCGGGAACAGTATAGTGCTTCCGGTTAGTAAGGGTTTAAATGTGAGCAGCCTTAAAGCAACATTTACTATTACCGGAAAAAGTGTAACCGTAAAAGGAAGTACTCAGCAATCTACCCTTTCTGTTCAGGACTTTTCATTGCCTGTCAAATACGTTATTACTGCCGAAGATGGCTCAGAGCAAACCTACACCGTAACTATTAGGCAGGTTGATGATCCAGGGCTAATTTTGAATGCCTTTTCCATTTTAAAAACAAATAATCCCGATCTGCCAGCTGACCTTAATTTTACGATTAATGGCAATAAGGCAACTGCGAAACTAAAATATTTCAAACAGAAGCTAATTGCTACATTTTCAACCCAAGCCACTTCAGTCACTATAGATGGTATTGTGCAAGAAAGTGGTAAAACAGTCGTTGATTTCAGCCAGCCTGTAAAATATACGCTGACATCCCGATATGGCACCAAAGCAGAGTACCTGATCAGTATTGATTGGGAAGCATCTGTTCCACGAATTAGTATAACAACCGCAGGAAATGCCCCAATTGTATCAAAAGACGATTATTTACAGGCTACAATAAAAATTGAGGGCCTGGGCGGATTCCAGGACTATTCTGGCACAACCAGAATAAAAGGTAGAGGGAATTCAACCTGGGGATATCCTAAAAAGCCATACCGCTTAAAGTTGGACAAGAAAGCAGCACTGCTGGGACTTGCAGAAGAAAAAGATTGGGTACTACTGGCAAACTATCTGGATCCCACTTTGATGTTCAACGCGGTGGCCATGAAAGCAGGTCAGCTACTGCAGATGCCATACACCAATCACATTATTCCCGTTGAGTTAACCATAAACGATACCTACATGGGTAGCTATGTTTTTACCGAACAAGTTGCCGTAGCTACAAACCGCGTAAACATTGAAGATGGCGGTACCCTGTTAGAACTGGATGCCTATTTTGACGAGCCCTGGAAGTTTAAATCCACTAATTATAACCTGCCGGTAATGGTTAAATATCCCGACATCAGTTCTGAGGCAGGGTTAAATGCATTACAAAATGAATTTCAGGTTATGGAGAATGCCATCGCTTCTTCTGCTTTTCCGGGCAACAATTATTCAGATTATCTGGATATCAACTCACTCGTAGATTTATTTATTGTATGTAACCTAACAGACAATGAGGAGCTTAACCATCCAAAAAGTCTTTATGTATACAAGCCGAAAAATGGAAAATACAGCTTTGGACCTTTATGGGACTTTGACTGGGCTTTTGGCTTTGAAGGCACAGGTACTCATTTTGTAAAATACAATAACGATTTACTGTGGAATTCTTCTTCTGCAGGCACTGTATTCTTTAAGCGACTACTAAGTGATCCGAAAGTAAAAACATTATTTAAACAAAAATGGGCCTCTTTTAAGTCGACAAAAGTACCTGAGCTAATGTTATACCTCGATAAATACGCAAGTACTATTGAAGCTTCAAGGAAAAGAGATTATACCAAATGGGGTACTGGCAGTGGGGATTTTATGGCCGATTATCAGAACATGCGGACCTGGATGAACAAGCGTGTAGGGTATATAGACCAATATGTAGCTGGCTTTTAA
- the rocF gene encoding arginase, producing MTKTLKIIEVKSEIGAGTRGASLGVDAIKIAALDFGSRFFKKHKTVEVPNENHLLLETTGSPFAKRISGILTMVERVSDEVNSTLNKNEFPIVLAGDHSTAAGTIAGIKTAFPKAKLGVIWIDAHADIHSPYTTPSGNMHGMPLAMALDEDNTESKVNILDQETINYWYQLKNVGNIAPKINYRDLVLISARDMEKPEEYLLKKNKVKIFTTAELRKRGVERTVIETLKYLDHCDMIYVSFDVDSLDPTASRGTGTPVAQGLTEREAGNLMSRLITNQKVCCFEIVEVNPTLDKENQMAEHAFEILIKATNAFRNE from the coding sequence ATGACTAAGACTTTAAAAATTATTGAGGTAAAATCAGAGATCGGTGCCGGTACACGGGGAGCCAGTTTAGGGGTGGATGCAATTAAGATTGCTGCGCTTGATTTTGGCAGTCGTTTCTTTAAAAAACATAAAACTGTAGAGGTTCCAAATGAGAACCACTTGCTGCTAGAAACTACTGGCAGTCCGTTTGCAAAGCGTATATCCGGAATACTTACAATGGTAGAACGGGTAAGTGATGAGGTAAATTCAACTTTAAATAAAAATGAGTTTCCTATTGTACTTGCCGGCGATCATAGTACTGCTGCAGGAACAATTGCAGGTATTAAGACGGCTTTTCCGAAGGCTAAGTTAGGAGTTATATGGATTGATGCCCATGCTGATATTCACTCGCCTTATACAACACCCTCGGGAAATATGCACGGAATGCCTTTAGCAATGGCTCTTGATGAAGACAATACAGAATCAAAAGTTAATATACTTGATCAGGAAACCATTAATTATTGGTATCAACTAAAAAATGTAGGTAATATTGCTCCGAAAATTAACTATAGGGATTTGGTATTAATATCGGCCAGGGATATGGAAAAGCCAGAGGAGTACCTGCTTAAAAAAAATAAAGTTAAAATATTTACTACTGCCGAGTTAAGAAAAAGAGGAGTAGAGCGTACGGTTATTGAAACTCTTAAGTATCTGGATCACTGTGATATGATTTATGTATCCTTTGATGTTGATTCACTTGATCCTACTGCATCCAGAGGAACCGGAACTCCTGTTGCTCAGGGATTAACAGAACGGGAAGCTGGCAATTTAATGTCGCGGCTAATTACCAATCAAAAGGTTTGCTGCTTCGAAATTGTTGAAGTAAACCCAACACTTGATAAGGAAAATCAAATGGCTGAACATGCTTTTGAGATTTTAATTAAAGCTACTAATGCTTTTAGAAACGAATAA
- a CDS encoding AI-2E family transporter: protein MKNLNTLPMTDMPLTVKRSIELLGLVLLVAILVVGNNIIMPVIMAFFISIVVLPVYRFLIRKKLPEAIAIILPILLLVILIGLLVWFFSAQVGILVSDFPQIKNNVNIHLKALSNWVNSVSHISTTEQLKFITEKSDDLLGMAGKAASGAAVTLTSVFVFVGLLPIYIYLMLFYKDILLRFIFMWFKPEHHPKVKEAIYETEAIIKSYLVGLLIQVSYMTILLGGILFLVGIKHALLIGVIFAILNLIPYVGALIGNIIGVLLTLTSSTELWPVITVLIVIAVVQFLDNNILMPRIVGSKVKINALFAILGVIIGGSIAGVSGMFLSLPVIAVLKVIFDRTVMFKQWGVLLGDERPAKSPMSFATFRKKKPVTLKAGTEK, encoded by the coding sequence ATGAAAAATCTAAATACTTTACCTATGACAGACATGCCTCTTACCGTAAAACGATCAATCGAATTATTGGGTCTGGTTTTATTAGTAGCTATCTTAGTAGTCGGCAACAACATCATTATGCCAGTTATTATGGCATTTTTCATCAGTATTGTAGTATTGCCGGTTTATCGCTTTTTAATTAGAAAAAAACTACCCGAAGCAATTGCAATTATACTCCCAATTTTACTGCTGGTTATATTGATAGGATTGCTGGTCTGGTTTTTTTCAGCACAGGTAGGAATTTTAGTATCCGATTTTCCCCAAATAAAAAACAATGTAAATATACACCTAAAGGCATTAAGTAATTGGGTAAATAGCGTTAGTCATATTTCAACAACAGAGCAACTTAAGTTTATCACCGAAAAAAGTGACGATTTATTAGGTATGGCTGGTAAAGCAGCAAGCGGAGCTGCTGTTACCCTAACTTCAGTATTTGTATTTGTTGGTTTGCTGCCTATCTACATCTATCTTATGTTGTTCTATAAAGACATTTTGCTGCGCTTTATTTTTATGTGGTTTAAACCAGAGCATCACCCAAAGGTAAAAGAAGCAATCTATGAAACTGAAGCAATTATAAAAAGTTACCTGGTTGGTTTATTAATTCAGGTGAGCTACATGACTATACTATTGGGCGGAATCTTGTTCCTGGTTGGAATTAAGCACGCCCTGCTAATTGGTGTTATATTCGCTATTCTAAATCTTATTCCCTATGTGGGGGCACTTATTGGTAATATTATTGGGGTCTTGCTAACCCTTACCTCTTCTACAGAGCTTTGGCCAGTTATTACGGTATTAATTGTAATAGCTGTAGTTCAGTTTCTAGATAATAACATACTGATGCCAAGGATTGTAGGCTCAAAAGTGAAAATCAATGCTTTATTTGCAATTTTAGGAGTAATAATTGGCGGGAGCATTGCCGGAGTATCGGGAATGTTTCTTTCCCTTCCGGTAATTGCTGTTTTAAAGGTTATTTTTGATAGAACAGTGATGTTTAAACAATGGGGAGTATTATTGGGAGATGAACGTCCTGCTAAAAGTCCGATGAGCTTCGCAACCTTCAGAAAAAAGAAACCAGTTACTCTAAAGGCAGGTACAGAAAAATAA
- the mnmE gene encoding tRNA uridine-5-carboxymethylaminomethyl(34) synthesis GTPase MnmE, which yields MITNETIVALSTPPGVGAIGVIRLSGKDAIAITNSVFSGKDLLAQESHTIHFGLIKDGNAVIDEVLVSLFVAPKSYTKENVVEISCHGSNYIIQQIITLLIKKGASAAKPGEFTLRAFLNGGLDLSQAEAVADLISSDSSAAHQVAMNQLRGGFSTELNVLREQLIHFASMIELELDFAEEDVEFANRDQLQELITKITLVLNKLIRSFELGNVIKQGINTVIAGRPNAGKSTLLNALLNEDRAIVSEIAGTTRDTIEELLNINGINFRLIDTAGIREATDTIEAIGVEKTMQKINQSALLVYLFDVVNTSATEVHDDIARLYKPGIPFLAVANKMDLSYSDRLKELKLPSDIAFISISAKENQHIEELKQLLYDTAVGDKLSDNHTMVTNIRHVEALQKTQAALSNVANGLDNPVTSDFLAMDIKQALHYLGEITGQVTTDDLLENIFSKFCIGK from the coding sequence ATGATCACAAACGAAACCATTGTTGCTTTATCTACACCACCCGGAGTGGGTGCAATAGGTGTTATACGCCTTTCAGGAAAAGATGCAATAGCTATTACAAACTCGGTTTTTAGTGGCAAGGATTTACTGGCTCAGGAATCTCATACCATACATTTTGGATTAATTAAAGATGGTAATGCTGTTATAGATGAGGTTCTTGTGAGTTTGTTTGTTGCCCCAAAATCATATACAAAAGAAAACGTTGTCGAAATTTCTTGTCATGGTTCCAACTATATCATTCAGCAGATTATAACGCTTTTAATAAAAAAAGGAGCAAGTGCTGCAAAACCAGGAGAGTTTACCTTAAGGGCATTTTTAAATGGGGGATTAGATTTATCTCAGGCTGAGGCTGTTGCTGATTTGATTTCTTCAGATTCTTCTGCTGCTCATCAGGTAGCCATGAATCAGCTAAGGGGTGGTTTTAGTACAGAACTTAACGTATTACGCGAGCAATTGATTCACTTTGCTTCGATGATAGAGTTAGAACTGGACTTTGCTGAGGAGGACGTAGAATTTGCCAACAGAGATCAGCTGCAGGAATTGATTACAAAAATCACTCTTGTATTAAATAAGTTGATTCGCTCTTTTGAGCTTGGAAATGTGATTAAACAAGGTATTAATACTGTGATTGCTGGCAGGCCAAATGCAGGAAAATCGACATTGTTAAACGCCCTTTTAAATGAAGATAGAGCGATTGTTAGTGAGATTGCCGGCACAACACGTGATACTATTGAAGAGCTTTTAAACATAAATGGTATTAATTTTAGGCTTATTGATACTGCTGGTATTCGTGAAGCTACCGATACTATTGAAGCTATTGGAGTTGAAAAAACAATGCAAAAAATTAATCAGTCGGCACTGTTGGTATATCTGTTTGATGTTGTGAATACATCGGCAACTGAGGTTCATGATGATATTGCACGTTTGTATAAACCTGGTATTCCGTTTTTAGCTGTGGCTAATAAAATGGACCTCTCTTACAGTGATCGTTTAAAGGAGCTTAAACTTCCCTCAGATATTGCATTTATCTCTATATCAGCAAAAGAGAATCAGCATATTGAAGAGTTGAAACAATTGCTTTATGATACGGCAGTGGGAGATAAGCTATCGGATAATCATACCATGGTAACAAATATTAGGCACGTAGAGGCATTGCAAAAAACACAGGCAGCTTTAAGCAATGTAGCTAATGGCTTGGATAATCCGGTTACTTCAGACTTTTTAGCAATGGATATTAAGCAAGCTTTACATTACCTTGGAGAAATTACCGGACAGGTTACTACAGATGATTTGCTTGAGAATATATTTAGCAAGTTTTGTATCGGAAAGTAA
- a CDS encoding arginine decarboxylase, producing MQSYSEFLDLSVGFPQEGFSVIDDELYFQDLNLMEMIETYGTPLRFTYLPLISKKIQQAKLLFQTAIIKNNYRGDYKYCYCTKSSHFRHIVEEALKNGIHLETSSAFDMPMIEALEKKGALTKDITVICNGFKTYQYKQYIIDMLHDGYKNIIPVLDNKEEFNLFDDEVEMDTPCNLGIRIAAEEQPDSQFYTSRLGVRLEDVIEFYNNKISANPNFRVKLLHFFINSGITDSPYYWNELEKYVTLYCKFKKINPELDTLDIGGGMPFKDSLVFDFDYEYMVNEIVKRIKEICAEHDVVEPDIITEFGKYTVAEASGILYKVLGRKQQNDREKWLMLDGSFITNLPDVWALNQKYILLPVNNWDAEYERVNLGGITCDGQDYYNQEAHMNSVFMPKTRKVQYLGFFNTGAYQEVLSGYGGIHHCLLPSPKHVIIRRNRDETFNFEVFGEEQNSKQVLKILGYT from the coding sequence ATGCAGAGTTACTCCGAATTTCTTGATCTAAGTGTTGGTTTTCCTCAGGAAGGTTTCAGCGTTATAGACGACGAATTATATTTTCAAGATCTAAATCTAATGGAAATGATTGAAACCTATGGCACGCCATTGCGTTTTACCTACCTTCCTTTAATTAGTAAAAAGATCCAGCAAGCCAAGTTGTTGTTCCAAACGGCTATCATCAAGAACAACTATCGCGGAGACTATAAGTATTGTTATTGTACCAAAAGTTCCCACTTCCGTCATATTGTAGAAGAGGCGCTTAAAAATGGTATTCACTTAGAAACTTCATCTGCTTTTGATATGCCTATGATTGAGGCATTAGAAAAGAAAGGTGCTTTAACAAAAGACATAACCGTAATATGTAACGGTTTTAAAACGTATCAATACAAGCAATATATTATAGATATGTTGCACGATGGATATAAAAACATCATCCCTGTTTTAGATAATAAAGAAGAGTTTAACCTTTTTGATGATGAAGTTGAAATGGATACTCCTTGTAATCTTGGTATCCGTATCGCGGCTGAGGAACAACCGGATTCCCAATTTTATACTTCAAGATTAGGTGTTCGTTTAGAGGATGTAATTGAGTTTTACAACAATAAAATCTCGGCTAACCCAAATTTCAGGGTTAAGCTTTTGCATTTCTTCATTAATTCGGGTATTACTGATTCGCCTTATTATTGGAACGAATTAGAGAAATACGTTACGCTTTACTGTAAATTTAAGAAAATTAACCCTGAATTGGATACATTGGATATTGGTGGTGGTATGCCATTTAAAGATTCATTAGTGTTCGATTTTGATTATGAATACATGGTTAATGAGATCGTAAAAAGGATTAAAGAGATCTGTGCAGAGCATGATGTTGTTGAGCCTGATATTATTACTGAATTCGGAAAATACACTGTTGCAGAGGCCTCAGGTATTTTATATAAAGTATTAGGCCGTAAACAACAGAACGACAGAGAGAAGTGGCTAATGCTTGATGGATCATTTATCACCAATCTTCCGGATGTTTGGGCGTTAAACCAAAAGTATATTTTACTTCCGGTGAATAACTGGGATGCCGAATACGAAAGGGTAAACTTAGGCGGTATTACCTGCGATGGACAAGATTACTACAATCAGGAAGCGCACATGAATAGTGTGTTTATGCCAAAAACACGTAAAGTACAATACCTTGGCTTCTTTAATACCGGGGCATACCAGGAAGTACTAAGTGGTTATGGTGGTATACATCACTGCTTATTGCCTAGTCCTAAGCATGTTATTATCCGCAGAAACAGAGATGAAACATTCAACTTTGAAGTATTTGGTGAAGAGCAAAACAGTAAACAGGTGCTTAAAATTCTAGGCTACACCTAG
- a CDS encoding FAD-binding oxidoreductase: MAFNKITTDLLDQIKIIIGAPNVFTDEESLNTYSHDETEDLKYYPEVVVKPTDAAAISALLKLCNEHHIPVTPRGGGTGLSGAALPVYGGVLLSMEKFKAIIEIDTENLQATVEPGVITEDFINAVGEHGLLYPVDPSSKGSCFIGGNVAHGSGGPRVVKYGTIREYILNLEVVLPTGEIIWTGANTLKYASGYNLTQMMIGSEGTLAVVTKIVTKLVPKPQQSVLMLASFGENEKACAAVSAIFRAGIVPSALEFMERKGVEWVIKFDDIKFDLKDDVNAFLLIEFDGDDMDSIFKDCEKVNLVLEQFECSEVLFADTAQQKEDLWRMRRTMAESVKSNSVYKEEDTVVPRAALPKLINGIKEIGSRYGFESVCYGHAGDGNLHINIIKAGMSDEDWKNKLKDGIVEIFELTSALGGTISGEHGIGLVQKEFMPIKYSQINLNLMRGIKGVFDPNGILNPGKIF, from the coding sequence ATGGCATTTAATAAAATTACAACCGACCTATTAGATCAGATAAAAATAATTATTGGCGCACCTAATGTATTTACAGATGAGGAATCCCTAAATACCTATAGTCATGATGAAACAGAAGATCTAAAATACTATCCGGAAGTTGTAGTAAAACCAACTGACGCAGCTGCAATTTCTGCTTTATTAAAGCTATGCAATGAACATCATATCCCTGTTACTCCGCGTGGTGGAGGTACCGGACTTAGTGGCGCTGCGCTACCTGTTTATGGTGGTGTGCTTTTATCGATGGAAAAGTTTAAGGCTATAATTGAGATAGATACTGAAAACCTGCAGGCAACGGTTGAACCTGGAGTTATAACTGAAGACTTTATAAATGCGGTTGGGGAACATGGATTGCTATATCCTGTAGATCCATCGAGCAAGGGTTCTTGCTTTATTGGTGGCAATGTTGCCCATGGCTCTGGCGGCCCCAGAGTTGTTAAATATGGAACAATAAGGGAGTATATTTTAAATCTGGAGGTTGTATTGCCAACAGGCGAAATTATTTGGACGGGTGCCAATACATTAAAGTATGCATCTGGTTACAATCTTACTCAAATGATGATTGGCTCTGAAGGTACCTTAGCTGTTGTTACTAAAATAGTAACAAAGCTGGTTCCTAAACCGCAACAAAGTGTTTTAATGCTTGCTTCTTTTGGAGAAAATGAAAAGGCATGCGCTGCTGTTTCGGCAATATTTAGAGCCGGCATTGTTCCATCAGCCTTAGAATTTATGGAAAGAAAAGGAGTGGAGTGGGTTATTAAATTTGACGATATTAAGTTTGATTTAAAAGACGATGTAAACGCTTTCCTTTTAATTGAGTTTGATGGCGACGATATGGATTCGATTTTTAAAGATTGCGAAAAAGTAAACCTCGTTCTTGAGCAGTTTGAGTGCAGTGAGGTTCTTTTTGCTGATACGGCTCAACAAAAAGAGGATTTATGGCGTATGCGCCGTACTATGGCTGAATCTGTCAAATCAAATTCAGTTTATAAAGAAGAAGATACTGTTGTGCCCAGGGCTGCCTTGCCAAAGTTGATTAATGGAATAAAAGAAATAGGATCCAGATATGGATTTGAGAGTGTTTGTTATGGCCATGCAGGAGATGGCAACCTTCATATCAACATCATTAAAGCAGGAATGAGTGATGAGGATTGGAAAAATAAACTTAAAGATGGTATTGTAGAAATATTTGAATTAACCAGTGCTTTGGGAGGTACAATTTCCGGAGAACACGGTATTGGATTGGTTCAGAAAGAATTTATGCCTATAAAATACAGTCAGATTAACCTTAACTTGATGAGGGGAATTAAAGGCGTATTTGACCCCAATGGCATCCTAAACCCTGGTAAAATCTTTTAG
- a CDS encoding acyl-CoA thioesterase: MILKTFWRNKTTKQDKTADIVNQIDSFKYKTNIETRFADFDMMGHVNNATYFTYMEIARAKYWKQAVQWDWKKTGVVIAHASLEYIVPIFLEDKISIYVRTSRIGKSSFDLEYLLIKMENGQEVVCSKGKTVCVAFDYEAKTSAPIPEEEKNKMMIFEQLDNN; this comes from the coding sequence ATGATTTTAAAGACATTTTGGCGCAACAAAACAACAAAGCAAGACAAAACGGCAGATATCGTGAATCAAATAGACAGTTTTAAGTATAAAACCAATATCGAAACACGATTTGCAGATTTTGATATGATGGGGCATGTAAACAATGCAACCTACTTTACCTATATGGAAATTGCACGGGCCAAATATTGGAAACAAGCTGTACAATGGGATTGGAAAAAAACAGGTGTTGTTATTGCTCACGCCTCTTTAGAATACATTGTTCCCATTTTTCTGGAAGATAAGATTAGTATTTATGTGAGAACTTCCAGGATAGGAAAAAGCAGTTTTGATCTGGAATACTTATTAATAAAAATGGAAAATGGCCAGGAAGTAGTTTGCAGTAAAGGGAAAACAGTGTGCGTAGCTTTTGATTATGAAGCTAAAACATCAGCACCAATACCTGAAGAAGAAAAAAACAAGATGATGATTTTTGAGCAGCTCGATAACAATTAA
- the argS gene encoding arginine--tRNA ligase, producing the protein MNIEQHIVTATIAAVKQLYDQDIPENQINLQDTRTEFEGQITIVVFPVVRFSKKSPEVTANDLGEYLVANVPDITAFNVIKGFLNLTVADSYWINLFNNELLNPSFGSIKPNGQKVMVEYSSPNTNKPLHLGHVRNNLLGYSVAELLKADGYEVIKVNLVNDRGIHICKSMLAWQKWGNGETPESAFLKGDHLVGKYYVIFDKEYKKEIEALKAEGQTEEEAKKNAPLIIEAQKMLQDWEAGDAEVIDLWKKMNGWVYDGFAVTYKNLGVDFDKYYYESNTYLLGKGTVDEGLEKGVFFKKPDGSVWIDLTADGLDQKLVLRADGTSVYITQDLGTAQMKHDDFKMDQSLYVVGNEQDYHFKVLFLILEKLGKSWAKGMHHLSYGMVDLPSGKMKSREGTVVDADDLIAEMVTTAKQKTEVLGKVNNFSEEEKEALYSQIGLGALKYFLLKVEPKKRLLFDPSESIDFQGNTGPFIQYTHARIKSLLTKGSYIATQAPDVAITATELEMIMLLAKYPSEISAAAKAYSPATLANYLYEVAKMFNKFYHEVPPIVKEENAALKQHRLNLSAVTAEILKKGMNILGITVPERM; encoded by the coding sequence ATGAATATTGAACAACATATAGTAACTGCAACTATAGCAGCAGTAAAGCAATTATACGATCAGGATATCCCTGAAAATCAGATTAACCTACAGGATACAAGAACTGAATTTGAAGGACAAATAACAATCGTTGTGTTTCCTGTGGTTAGGTTTTCTAAAAAATCACCGGAGGTAACAGCAAATGATCTTGGCGAATATTTAGTAGCTAACGTACCAGACATTACTGCATTTAATGTGATTAAGGGATTTTTGAACTTAACTGTTGCTGACTCATATTGGATAAATTTATTTAATAATGAGTTGCTTAATCCTTCATTTGGATCTATAAAACCAAATGGCCAGAAAGTGATGGTTGAATATTCTTCTCCCAACACTAATAAACCTTTACACCTGGGCCACGTGAGAAATAACCTGTTAGGTTATTCTGTAGCTGAATTGCTTAAGGCTGATGGTTATGAGGTGATTAAGGTGAATTTAGTGAATGATAGGGGTATCCATATTTGCAAGTCGATGTTGGCATGGCAAAAATGGGGCAACGGCGAAACTCCTGAAAGTGCTTTCTTAAAAGGAGATCACCTTGTAGGTAAATACTATGTGATTTTTGATAAGGAGTACAAGAAGGAAATAGAGGCATTAAAAGCTGAAGGACAAACGGAAGAAGAAGCCAAAAAGAATGCCCCGTTAATTATTGAGGCGCAAAAAATGCTTCAGGATTGGGAGGCTGGTGATGCGGAGGTTATTGATCTTTGGAAAAAGATGAATGGCTGGGTTTACGATGGATTTGCTGTAACCTACAAAAATCTGGGTGTTGATTTTGATAAATACTATTATGAAAGTAACACCTATTTATTAGGAAAAGGAACTGTGGATGAGGGACTTGAAAAGGGCGTTTTCTTTAAAAAACCAGATGGTTCTGTATGGATTGATTTAACTGCTGATGGCTTAGACCAGAAATTGGTTTTACGTGCTGACGGAACTTCGGTTTATATTACTCAGGATTTGGGTACCGCCCAAATGAAACATGATGACTTTAAAATGGATCAATCGCTATATGTGGTTGGTAATGAACAAGACTACCACTTTAAGGTGTTGTTTTTAATACTAGAGAAACTTGGGAAATCGTGGGCTAAAGGCATGCATCATTTATCGTATGGGATGGTTGATTTGCCTAGCGGTAAAATGAAATCGAGAGAGGGAACTGTGGTTGATGCTGATGATCTGATTGCTGAAATGGTGACTACAGCTAAGCAAAAAACCGAGGTATTAGGTAAGGTGAACAACTTTTCTGAAGAGGAAAAGGAAGCTTTGTATAGCCAAATTGGATTGGGTGCTTTAAAGTATTTCCTTTTAAAGGTTGAACCTAAAAAGCGTTTACTTTTTGACCCTTCTGAATCAATAGATTTTCAAGGTAACACTGGTCCGTTTATTCAATACACCCATGCGCGTATCAAATCTTTGCTAACCAAGGGATCATATATTGCTACCCAAGCTCCTGATGTAGCTATTACTGCTACAGAACTGGAGATGATCATGCTGTTGGCAAAATACCCATCAGAAATATCTGCAGCAGCTAAAGCTTATAGTCCTGCAACGTTAGCAAATTACCTTTATGAGGTAGCCAAAATGTTTAACAAGTTCTATCATGAAGTTCCACCTATTGTTAAAGAGGAAAATGCTGCACTTAAGCAGCATCGCCTGAATTTAAGTGCGGTAACTGCCGAAATCCTTAAAAAAGGAATGAACATACTTGGTATTACTGTACCAGAAAGAATGTAA